One Hermetia illucens chromosome 4, iHerIll2.2.curated.20191125, whole genome shotgun sequence DNA segment encodes these proteins:
- the LOC119654846 gene encoding seminal metalloprotease 1-like has translation MVSQSFIIVLTLLGQILTCNSHPVDSFESDPEEFGDYFEGDMDLDDIQRIALENQDHRNGVVNESYNWPNNTVYYEISDVFDDEHRNYILKGISHIEAASCLRFYPKDESTPDYIFIIGENTGCHTKVGYRGGEQTLNLQIYQLEAGCFRIGTIMHEILHALGFHHQHNTPDRDVYITIVPENIRTGKERNFKKNLATDVTDYGVQYDYASVMHYRPTAYSRNHNPTIIPKDPDATIGQRLELSEGDIWKLNRKYNCTDEILD, from the exons ATGGTTTCCCAATCTTTTATTATTGTCCTTACACTACTGGGACAAATATTAACGTGTAATTCTCACCCAGTCGATAGTTTTGAATCAGATCCTGAGGAATTTGGAGATTATTTTGAAGGCGACATGGATTTAGATGATATTCAAAGGATTGCTCTCGAAAATCAGGATCATCGGAATGGCGTAGTGAATGAATCTTACAATTGGCCAAATAATACGGTTTATTATGAAATCAGTGATGTTTTCG ATGACGAACATCGTAACTACATCCTCAAAGGCATCAgccatatagaagcagcttcatgtttGAGGTTTTATCCGAAGGACGAATCAACGCCAGACTATATTTTCATCATC gGCGAAAACACCGGATGCCATACAAAGGTCGGATATCGTGGAGGTGAACAGACATTGAACTTACAAATTTACCAACTCGAGGCCGGTTGTTTCCGCATTGGAACAATTATGCATGAGATTCTCCACGCTTTGGGTTTTCATCATCAACACAACACTCCGGATCGCGATGTCTATATAACGATTGTTCCTGAAAACATTAGAACGGGGAAGGAGCGTAACTTCAAAAAGAATCTGGCAACTGATGTCACTGACTATGGAGTTCAATACGATTACGCAAGTGTCATGCATTACAGGCCAACAGCCTACAGTAGAAATCATAATCCAACTATTATCCCGAAAGATCCAGATGCAACAATCGGACAGAGGTTGGAATTGAGTGAAGGCGACATTTGGAAGTTGAATAGGAAGTATAATTGTACGGATGAAATTTTAGATTGA